From Variovorax sp. PMC12, the proteins below share one genomic window:
- a CDS encoding ABC transporter ATP-binding protein → MTTPLLRIRDLHAGYGRAEVLHGIDLQADQGRVVTVIGPNGAGKSTLLNALMGVLPSKGVIEFKGQPISAMTLEERVMLGIALVPEKRELFGTMPVEDNLVLGAFRQVRLRNKQWRDRIDEVYTLFPRLKERRAQLAGTLSGGERQMLAVGRALMSRPTLLMLDEPSLGLAPLVVQEIFRTVDALRATGVTILLVEQNARAALEVADHGYVLEMGSVSLEGEARKLAVDSRVIDTYLGAARKAA, encoded by the coding sequence ATGACGACACCCCTGCTTCGCATACGCGACCTGCACGCCGGCTACGGGCGCGCCGAGGTGCTGCACGGCATCGACCTGCAGGCCGACCAGGGCCGCGTCGTCACCGTGATCGGGCCGAACGGCGCGGGCAAGTCGACACTGCTCAACGCGCTGATGGGCGTGCTGCCCTCCAAGGGCGTCATCGAGTTCAAGGGCCAGCCCATCTCGGCGATGACGCTCGAGGAACGCGTGATGCTCGGCATTGCGCTGGTGCCGGAGAAACGCGAGCTGTTCGGCACCATGCCGGTCGAAGACAACCTCGTGCTCGGCGCGTTCCGCCAGGTGCGGCTGCGCAACAAGCAGTGGCGCGACCGCATCGACGAGGTCTACACGCTGTTCCCGCGCCTGAAGGAGCGGCGCGCGCAGCTGGCCGGCACGCTCTCCGGCGGCGAGCGGCAGATGCTGGCGGTGGGCCGCGCGCTGATGTCGCGCCCCACGCTGCTGATGCTCGACGAACCCAGCCTGGGGCTGGCGCCGCTGGTGGTGCAGGAGATCTTCCGCACGGTCGATGCGCTGCGCGCCACGGGCGTGACCATTCTGCTGGTGGAGCAGAACGCGCGCGCCGCGCTCGAAGTGGCGGACCACGGCTATGTGCTCGAAATGGGCAGCGTGAGCCTCGAGGGCGAGGCACGCAAGCTCGCGGTCGATTCGCGCGTGATCGACACCTACCTGGGCGCGGCACGCAAGGCCGCCTGA
- a CDS encoding branched-chain amino acid ABC transporter ATP-binding protein/permease, which translates to MEALINTTPPQAPDKSALRTWGPLALILVLAVLPFLPLPDFWIIQLNYIGIYTLPVLGLVLLTGVGGLTSFGQAAFVGIGAYTTAYLTVNTGLSPWVTLFIGLALTGVSASIIGAITLRMSGHYLPLATIAWALSLYYLMGNLDALGKYDGILGVKGLSLFGFEFGQQRFFYGVVWVIAIVAAFAVIRLLDSRSGRAIRSLAGGSQMAEAMGVNTLRFKIGIFVLAAMLASISGWLFAHFQRTVNPSPFGLKMGIEYLFMAVLGGAAHVWGAIAGAGVVKLLEDQLQVLLPKLIGTAGSYELIVFGIMIVLVLKYLPEGLWAFVDRRLPRPRRSVDWQHARDLPARAKPAAGDVVLDVQAIRKTFGGLVAVNDISFQTRAGQIVGLIGPNGAGKSTTFNLITGVLGLSGGAVRFRGEAIGGLGARQIAQRGVSRTFQHVKMVADMTVLENVALGAHLRGRKGAVAAMLRIDRQEERALFREAERQLRRVGMGDYLHELAGNLAMGQQRLLEIARALCADPALLLLDEPAAGLRHKEKEALGKVLRQLRDEGMSILLVEHDMGLVMDICDHIVVMEFGTHLMEGTPAEVQNSDKVRAAYLGTEH; encoded by the coding sequence ATGGAAGCGCTAATCAACACAACGCCGCCCCAGGCGCCCGACAAGAGCGCACTGCGCACCTGGGGCCCGCTCGCGCTGATCCTGGTGCTGGCCGTGCTGCCGTTCCTGCCGCTGCCCGACTTCTGGATCATCCAGCTCAACTACATCGGCATCTACACCCTGCCGGTGCTGGGCCTCGTGCTGCTCACCGGCGTGGGCGGCCTCACCTCGTTCGGGCAGGCCGCCTTCGTCGGCATCGGTGCGTACACCACGGCCTACCTGACGGTGAACACGGGGCTGTCGCCCTGGGTCACGCTCTTCATCGGGCTGGCGCTCACCGGCGTCAGCGCCTCGATCATCGGCGCCATCACGCTGCGCATGTCGGGCCACTACCTGCCGCTGGCCACCATCGCCTGGGCGCTGTCGCTGTACTACCTGATGGGCAACCTCGACGCGCTGGGCAAGTACGACGGCATCCTGGGCGTCAAGGGCCTGTCGCTGTTCGGCTTCGAGTTCGGCCAGCAGCGGTTCTTCTACGGCGTGGTCTGGGTCATCGCGATCGTCGCGGCATTCGCGGTGATACGCCTGCTCGACTCGCGCAGCGGCCGCGCCATTCGCTCCCTGGCCGGCGGCTCGCAGATGGCCGAGGCCATGGGCGTGAACACGCTGCGCTTCAAGATCGGCATCTTCGTGCTGGCGGCCATGCTGGCCTCCATCTCTGGCTGGCTGTTCGCGCACTTCCAGCGCACGGTGAACCCCTCGCCCTTCGGGCTGAAGATGGGCATCGAGTACCTGTTCATGGCGGTGCTCGGCGGCGCGGCCCACGTGTGGGGCGCCATTGCCGGCGCGGGCGTGGTCAAGCTGCTCGAAGACCAGCTGCAGGTGCTGCTGCCCAAGCTCATCGGCACGGCCGGCAGCTACGAGCTGATCGTGTTCGGCATCATGATCGTGCTGGTGCTCAAGTACCTGCCCGAGGGCCTCTGGGCCTTCGTCGACCGGCGCCTGCCGCGCCCGCGCCGCAGCGTCGACTGGCAGCACGCCAGGGACCTGCCCGCGCGCGCCAAGCCGGCCGCAGGCGATGTGGTGCTCGACGTGCAGGCCATCCGCAAGACCTTCGGCGGGCTGGTGGCGGTGAACGACATCAGCTTCCAGACGCGCGCCGGCCAGATCGTCGGCCTGATCGGGCCGAACGGCGCGGGCAAGTCGACCACCTTCAACCTGATCACCGGCGTGCTCGGCCTCTCGGGCGGCGCGGTGCGCTTCCGCGGCGAGGCCATCGGCGGGCTGGGCGCGCGGCAGATCGCGCAGCGCGGCGTGTCGCGCACCTTCCAGCACGTGAAGATGGTGGCGGACATGACGGTGCTGGAGAACGTGGCCCTGGGCGCGCACCTGCGCGGCCGCAAGGGCGCCGTCGCGGCCATGCTGCGCATCGACCGCCAGGAAGAGCGCGCGCTGTTCCGCGAGGCCGAGCGTCAGCTGCGGCGCGTGGGCATGGGCGACTACCTGCACGAACTGGCGGGCAACCTGGCCATGGGCCAGCAGCGCCTGCTGGAGATCGCACGCGCGCTGTGCGCCGACCCGGCCCTGCTGCTGCTCGACGAGCCCGCGGCCGGCCTGCGCCACAAGGAAAAGGAAGCGCTGGGCAAGGTGCTGCGGCAATTGCGCGACGAGGGCATGAGCATCCTGCTGGTCGAGCACGACATGGGGCTGGTGATGGACATCTGCGACCACATCGTGGTGATGGAGTTCGGCACCCACCTGATGGAGGGCACGCCCGCCGAGGTGCAGAACAGCGACAAGGTGCGCGCCGCGTACCTGGGAACGGAACATTGA
- a CDS encoding branched-chain amino acid ABC transporter permease — protein MDLSIASILTLDGLTNGAIYALLGMGIVLVFTVTRVIFIPQGEFVAYGALTLAIFQTGKTPGTVWLLLILAGVAALMDLVSVWRHSGSAAAGLKAALRTFALPAVVCAVSAWAGPRNLPIGVQALLTVFIVTAFGPLVYRVAYQSLAGASSLVLLIVSVGVHFAMTGLGLLFFGAEGFRNPPFWDERMALGPLNVSGQALIIFGVSAALIVLLWLFFERSLYGKALRATAVNRLGARLMGISTQAAGQLTFAMAALIGALSGLLIGPTTTVFYDSGFLIGLKGFVAGVIAGLASYPGALIGALAVGVIEAFGSFWASSFKEVIVFTIILPVLLWRSLRSGHSDEEH, from the coding sequence ATGGATCTCTCGATCGCCAGCATCCTGACGCTGGACGGACTCACCAATGGCGCGATCTATGCCCTGCTGGGCATGGGCATCGTGCTCGTCTTCACGGTGACCCGCGTCATCTTCATCCCGCAGGGCGAATTCGTGGCGTACGGCGCGCTGACGCTGGCGATCTTCCAGACCGGCAAGACGCCGGGCACGGTGTGGCTGCTGCTGATCCTGGCCGGCGTCGCCGCGCTGATGGACCTGGTGAGCGTCTGGCGCCACAGCGGCAGCGCGGCGGCCGGGCTGAAAGCCGCGCTGCGCACCTTCGCGCTGCCGGCCGTGGTCTGCGCGGTGTCGGCCTGGGCCGGCCCGCGCAACCTGCCCATCGGCGTGCAGGCGCTGCTCACGGTGTTCATCGTCACGGCTTTCGGGCCGCTGGTGTACCGGGTGGCTTACCAATCGCTGGCGGGCGCGAGTTCGCTGGTGCTGCTGATCGTGTCGGTGGGCGTGCATTTCGCGATGACGGGGCTGGGCCTGCTGTTCTTCGGCGCCGAGGGCTTCCGCAATCCGCCGTTCTGGGACGAGCGCATGGCGCTGGGGCCGCTGAACGTGAGCGGGCAGGCGCTGATCATCTTCGGCGTGTCGGCGGCGCTGATCGTGCTGCTGTGGCTTTTCTTCGAGCGCAGCCTGTATGGCAAGGCGCTGCGCGCGACGGCGGTGAACCGGCTCGGCGCGCGGCTGATGGGCATCTCGACGCAGGCGGCGGGGCAGCTCACGTTCGCGATGGCGGCGCTGATCGGCGCGTTGTCGGGGCTCCTGATCGGGCCGACGACGACGGTGTTCTACGACTCGGGTTTTCTCATCGGCCTGAAGGGCTTCGTCGCCGGCGTGATCGCGGGCCTGGCGAGCTATCCGGGCGCGCTGATCGGTGCGCTGGCGGTGGGCGTGATCGAGGCCTTCGGCTCTTTCTGGGCGAGCTCGTTCAAGGAGGTGATCGTGTTCACCATCATCCTGCCGGTGCTGCTGTGGCGTTCTTTGCGCAGCGGGCATTCGGACGAGGAGCACTGA
- a CDS encoding ABC transporter substrate-binding protein — translation MTFRKTTLAAVLALMAAGFAHADITIGVVQPLTGPASGLGIPVKNGIAIWPKTIAGETLKVVVLDDATDPTTGVKDAQRLVTEDKADIIIGSSATPVAIPMADVTAESGTPQLSTAPAGLPPGKDKWFFRLPQSNDVMAYAVVAHMKKQNVKTVGFLGYTDAYGELWLKALTAEAAKNGIKIVATERFARADTSVTGQVLKLTSANPDAILIVASGSGAGMPQKAVMERGYKGKVYQTHAAATQDLMRTAGKDAEGTFVVSGPATVAEQLPDSHPSKAAAVAFVQGYEKAYGPGSRNQFAGHAADALTVLEKAVPVALKKAKPGTPEFRAALRDALEGMGRTVLAHGVLNWTAQDHWGYTTETGVMLKVVNGAFKVEQ, via the coding sequence ATGACCTTCAGGAAGACCACTCTCGCCGCCGTGCTGGCGCTCATGGCAGCGGGCTTCGCCCATGCCGACATCACCATCGGCGTGGTGCAGCCGCTGACCGGCCCGGCTTCGGGCCTGGGCATCCCGGTGAAGAACGGCATCGCGATCTGGCCGAAGACCATCGCGGGCGAAACGCTCAAGGTGGTGGTGCTCGACGACGCGACCGACCCGACCACGGGCGTGAAGGACGCGCAGCGCCTGGTCACCGAGGACAAGGCCGACATCATCATCGGCTCCAGCGCCACGCCGGTTGCCATTCCCATGGCCGACGTGACCGCCGAGTCGGGCACGCCGCAGCTGTCGACCGCGCCGGCCGGCCTGCCGCCGGGCAAGGACAAGTGGTTCTTCCGCCTGCCGCAGTCGAACGACGTGATGGCCTATGCGGTGGTCGCGCACATGAAGAAGCAGAACGTGAAGACGGTCGGCTTCCTCGGCTACACCGACGCCTACGGCGAACTGTGGCTCAAGGCGCTGACCGCCGAAGCCGCCAAGAACGGCATCAAGATCGTCGCCACCGAGCGCTTCGCGCGCGCCGACACCAGCGTGACCGGCCAGGTGCTGAAGCTCACCTCGGCCAACCCGGACGCGATCCTGATCGTGGCCTCGGGCAGCGGCGCCGGCATGCCGCAGAAGGCGGTGATGGAGCGCGGCTACAAGGGCAAGGTCTACCAGACGCACGCCGCCGCCACGCAAGACCTGATGCGCACCGCCGGCAAGGACGCCGAAGGCACCTTCGTGGTGTCGGGCCCCGCCACGGTGGCCGAGCAGCTGCCCGACAGCCATCCGTCGAAGGCGGCAGCCGTGGCCTTCGTGCAGGGCTACGAGAAGGCCTACGGCCCCGGCTCGCGCAACCAGTTCGCCGGCCACGCGGCCGACGCGCTCACGGTGCTCGAGAAGGCCGTTCCGGTCGCGCTCAAGAAGGCCAAGCCCGGCACGCCGGAGTTCCGCGCCGCGCTGCGCGACGCGCTCGAAGGCATGGGCCGCACGGTGCTCGCGCACGGCGTGCTCAACTGGACGGCGCAGGACCACTGGGGCTACACGACCGAGACCGGCGTGATGCTCAAGGTGGTGAACGGCGCGTTCAAGGTCGAGCAGTAA
- a CDS encoding SDR family NAD(P)-dependent oxidoreductase, translating into MKIEGQAALVTGGASGLGEATARELARLGAKVAVLDRNAALAEKVAAEIGGVACVCDITDTDSVNAALDKAEAAHGTARILMNVAGIGSAKRIVGKDGNPAPLEDFVRVVNINLIGGYNMARLFAARCAKLPALDNGEKGVMLFTASVAAFDGQVGQQAYSASKGGLVGMTLPMARDLAQHAIRVCTVAPGLFATPLLLELPEPVQQSLAASIPFPPRLGKPSEFAELACHVVTNGHLNGEVIRLDGALRMAPR; encoded by the coding sequence ATGAAGATCGAAGGACAAGCCGCCCTCGTTACCGGCGGCGCATCGGGCCTTGGCGAAGCCACCGCACGCGAACTCGCGCGCCTGGGCGCCAAGGTCGCCGTGCTCGACCGCAATGCCGCACTGGCCGAGAAAGTGGCCGCCGAGATCGGCGGCGTCGCCTGCGTCTGCGACATCACCGACACCGACAGCGTGAACGCCGCGCTGGACAAGGCCGAGGCCGCGCACGGCACCGCGCGCATCCTGATGAACGTGGCCGGCATCGGCAGCGCCAAGCGCATCGTCGGCAAGGACGGCAACCCCGCGCCGCTCGAAGACTTCGTGCGCGTGGTCAACATCAACCTGATCGGCGGCTACAACATGGCGCGCCTGTTCGCGGCGCGCTGCGCGAAGCTGCCGGCGCTCGACAACGGCGAGAAGGGCGTGATGCTCTTCACCGCATCGGTGGCGGCCTTCGACGGCCAGGTCGGCCAGCAGGCCTACAGCGCCTCCAAGGGCGGGCTCGTCGGCATGACGCTGCCGATGGCGCGCGACCTGGCGCAGCACGCCATCCGCGTATGCACCGTGGCGCCGGGCCTCTTTGCCACGCCGCTGCTGCTGGAGCTGCCCGAGCCGGTGCAGCAATCGCTGGCCGCGTCCATCCCGTTTCCGCCGCGCCTGGGCAAGCCATCGGAATTCGCCGAGCTGGCCTGCCACGTCGTCACCAACGGCCACCTCAACGGCGAGGTGATCCGCCTCGACGGCGCGCTGCGCATGGCGCCGCGCTGA
- a CDS encoding feruloyl-CoA synthase, which produces MTAIRYRPLAFGVTRAVLREGAPGTQYLTAETQLESYRERMTDRLAHWAEATPDRTFIARRERLADGSTGDWIRVSYAEALQKARGIGQALLNRGLSAERPVAILSENGIEHALLALGCLYAGVPYCPVSPPYSLVSQDFEKLRHVFDTLTPGLVFATDAARYGRAIAAVVPAGTEVVIAEGELEGRAATSLDALASTPATPAIDEAMRATGPDTITKFLFTSGSTKMPKAVINTHRMWCANQQQLRQSIPALGDEPPVLVDWLPWNHTFGGNHNVGIVLDNGGTLYVDDGKPTPAGMAETLRNLREIAPTIYFNVPTGFEAIAHAMETDAVLRRNLLSRVKMFFYSGAALSQPVWDSLHKTQESEVGERIVMGTGLGMTESGPFALYVTGPDVKSGDVGLPAPGIELKLIEVDGKTEVRYRGPNITPGYWRAPEATAEAFDEEGFFSTGDAVKWIDDGNIHRGLRFDGRIAEDFKLATGTFVSVGPMRAKIIAAGAPYVQDAVLTGINLKEVGALIFPTQKVRQLAGLPADATMQQVLESAPVQAHFQQVVDTLAASATGSANRIARLHLMAEPPSIDKGEVTDKGSINQRSVLKHRAALADAMHDGTLPFTLKPR; this is translated from the coding sequence ATGACCGCCATCCGATACCGCCCCCTGGCCTTCGGCGTGACCCGCGCCGTGCTGCGCGAAGGAGCGCCTGGCACGCAGTACCTCACCGCCGAGACGCAGCTCGAAAGCTACCGCGAGCGCATGACCGACCGCCTCGCGCACTGGGCCGAGGCCACGCCCGATCGCACCTTCATCGCCCGCCGCGAACGGCTGGCCGACGGCAGCACCGGCGACTGGATCCGCGTGAGCTACGCCGAGGCGCTGCAGAAGGCCCGCGGTATCGGACAAGCCCTGTTGAATCGCGGCCTGAGCGCCGAGCGGCCCGTGGCCATCCTCAGCGAGAACGGCATCGAGCATGCGCTGCTCGCGCTCGGCTGCCTCTATGCCGGCGTGCCCTACTGCCCCGTATCGCCGCCCTACTCGCTCGTGAGCCAGGACTTCGAGAAGCTGCGCCACGTGTTCGACACGCTGACGCCGGGCCTCGTGTTCGCCACCGATGCGGCACGCTACGGCCGCGCCATCGCGGCGGTCGTCCCGGCCGGGACCGAAGTCGTCATTGCCGAAGGCGAGCTCGAAGGCCGCGCCGCCACTTCGCTCGACGCACTGGCCTCGACGCCCGCCACGCCCGCCATCGACGAAGCGATGCGCGCGACCGGCCCCGACACCATCACCAAGTTCCTCTTCACCTCGGGCTCCACCAAGATGCCCAAGGCCGTCATCAACACGCACCGCATGTGGTGCGCCAACCAGCAGCAGCTGCGCCAGTCGATTCCCGCGCTGGGCGACGAGCCGCCGGTGCTGGTCGACTGGCTGCCCTGGAACCACACCTTCGGCGGCAACCACAACGTGGGCATCGTGCTGGACAACGGCGGCACGCTGTACGTCGACGACGGCAAGCCCACGCCCGCCGGCATGGCCGAGACGCTGCGCAACCTGCGCGAGATCGCGCCCACCATCTACTTCAACGTGCCCACCGGCTTCGAGGCCATCGCGCACGCCATGGAAACCGATGCGGTGCTGCGCCGCAACCTGCTGTCGCGCGTGAAGATGTTCTTCTACTCGGGCGCCGCGCTGTCGCAGCCCGTGTGGGACAGCCTGCACAAGACGCAGGAGTCTGAAGTGGGCGAGCGCATCGTCATGGGCACCGGCCTGGGCATGACCGAATCGGGGCCCTTCGCCCTCTACGTGACCGGGCCCGACGTGAAGTCGGGCGACGTCGGCCTGCCCGCGCCGGGCATCGAGCTCAAGCTGATCGAGGTCGACGGCAAGACCGAGGTGCGCTACCGCGGCCCCAACATCACGCCCGGCTACTGGCGCGCGCCCGAGGCCACGGCCGAGGCTTTCGACGAGGAAGGCTTCTTCTCCACCGGCGATGCGGTCAAGTGGATCGACGACGGCAACATCCACCGCGGCCTGCGCTTCGACGGCCGCATCGCGGAAGACTTCAAGCTCGCCACCGGCACCTTCGTGAGCGTGGGCCCCATGCGCGCGAAGATCATCGCGGCCGGCGCGCCCTATGTGCAGGACGCGGTGCTGACCGGCATCAACCTGAAGGAAGTGGGCGCGCTGATCTTCCCGACGCAGAAGGTGCGGCAGCTCGCGGGCCTGCCCGCCGACGCCACGATGCAGCAGGTGCTCGAAAGCGCGCCGGTGCAGGCGCACTTCCAGCAGGTGGTCGACACGCTGGCCGCGAGCGCCACCGGCAGCGCCAACCGCATCGCGCGGCTGCACCTGATGGCCGAGCCGCCGTCCATCGACAAGGGCGAAGTGACCGACAAGGGCTCCATCAACCAGCGCTCGGTGCTCAAGCACCGCGCCGCGCTGGCCGACGCGATGCACGACGGCACCCTGCCCTTCACCCTCAAGCCCCGCTAA
- a CDS encoding crotonase/enoyl-CoA hydratase family protein, with protein MTNPDLQLDIRDEVAIVRLTRGSKRNALSDGLILALRDTFEKLPSTVRAAVIDGEGPHFCAGLDLSELKERDAGQGMQHSRMWHAALDLIQHGPVPVIAALHGAVVGGGLELASACHIRVADRSTFYALPEGSRGIFVGGGGSVRIPKLIGVARMTDMMMTGRVYNAEDGERANFAQYLVDEGTAFDKAFELAKRVATNAPLTNYALMHALPRIAEQSADHGFFTEALMAGIAQAAPEAKERVRDFLEGRGAKVSKT; from the coding sequence ATGACCAATCCAGACCTCCAACTCGACATCCGCGACGAAGTCGCGATCGTCCGCCTGACGCGCGGCTCCAAGCGCAACGCGCTGTCGGACGGCCTGATCCTCGCACTGCGCGACACTTTCGAGAAGCTGCCCTCCACCGTGCGCGCCGCGGTGATCGACGGCGAAGGCCCGCACTTCTGCGCCGGCCTCGACCTCAGCGAGCTGAAGGAGCGCGACGCCGGCCAGGGCATGCAGCACTCGCGCATGTGGCACGCCGCGCTCGACCTGATCCAGCACGGCCCGGTGCCGGTGATCGCCGCGCTGCACGGCGCGGTGGTCGGCGGCGGGCTCGAGCTGGCCAGCGCCTGCCACATCCGCGTGGCCGACCGCAGCACCTTCTACGCGCTGCCCGAAGGCTCGCGCGGCATCTTCGTGGGCGGCGGCGGCTCGGTGCGCATCCCCAAGCTGATCGGCGTGGCGCGCATGACCGACATGATGATGACCGGCCGCGTCTACAACGCCGAGGACGGCGAGCGCGCCAACTTCGCGCAGTACCTGGTCGACGAAGGCACGGCCTTCGACAAGGCCTTCGAGCTCGCCAAGCGCGTGGCCACCAACGCGCCGCTGACCAACTACGCGCTCATGCATGCGCTGCCGCGCATCGCCGAGCAGTCGGCCGACCACGGCTTCTTCACGGAAGCGCTCATGGCCGGCATCGCCCAGGCCGCACCCGAAGCCAAGGAACGCGTGCGCGATTTCCTCGAAGGCCGGGGCGCGAAGGTGAGCAAGACATGA
- a CDS encoding amidohydrolase family protein — translation MDYENLVAIDIHTHAEVSCWNPFDNYGEEYDRAADKYFGSSGRPTIAESVAYYRERKIGLVMFMVDAESNMGRRRIPNEEIAEAAKNNSDIMIAFGSVDPHKGKMGAREARRLIEEHGVKGFKFHPTVQGYHPYDKMAWPIYEVIAEYGLPAIFHTGHSGIGSGMRCGGGLRLEYSNPMHLDDVAIDFPDMQIVMAHPSFPWQDEALSVATHKPNVWIDLSGWSPKYFPKQLVQYANTLLKDRILFGSDYPLITPDRWMRDFENAGFKPEVMPGILKGNAVRLLKLAA, via the coding sequence ATGGACTACGAGAACCTCGTTGCGATCGATATCCACACGCACGCCGAAGTGAGCTGCTGGAACCCGTTCGACAACTACGGCGAGGAATACGACCGCGCCGCCGACAAGTACTTCGGCTCCAGCGGCCGGCCCACCATCGCGGAGAGCGTGGCGTACTACCGTGAACGCAAGATCGGGCTGGTGATGTTCATGGTCGACGCGGAGTCGAACATGGGCCGCCGGCGCATTCCGAACGAAGAGATCGCCGAGGCCGCGAAGAACAACAGCGACATCATGATCGCCTTCGGGAGCGTCGATCCGCACAAGGGAAAGATGGGCGCGCGCGAGGCGCGCAGGCTCATCGAGGAGCACGGCGTGAAGGGCTTCAAGTTCCACCCGACGGTGCAGGGCTACCACCCCTACGACAAGATGGCCTGGCCCATCTACGAGGTGATTGCCGAATACGGCCTGCCGGCCATCTTCCACACCGGCCACAGCGGCATCGGCTCGGGCATGCGCTGCGGCGGCGGCCTGCGGCTGGAGTACAGCAACCCGATGCACCTGGACGACGTGGCCATCGACTTCCCCGACATGCAGATCGTCATGGCGCACCCCAGCTTCCCCTGGCAGGACGAGGCGCTGAGCGTGGCCACGCACAAGCCCAACGTGTGGATCGACCTGTCCGGCTGGAGCCCCAAGTACTTTCCGAAGCAGCTGGTGCAGTACGCCAACACGCTGCTGAAAGACCGCATCCTGTTCGGCAGCGACTACCCGCTGATCACGCCCGACCGCTGGATGCGCGACTTCGAGAACGCCGGCTTCAAGCCCGAGGTGATGCCCGGCATCCTCAAGGGCAACGCGGTCAGGCTGCTGAAGCTGGCCGCCTGA